The sequence CCCTTTCCTGTCCACTTGTAGGTGTGCCCGCCTTTGGCTTTCACGGAACCCTGGGGGCCGCTGGCTGTTGCATCGCTGCCTGCGACCCATGCCGGCCCGGAAAAGAAAATCATCTGGAATTTGGTCGAGGCGTTGAGGCCGCTGACGGATTTGGTGAGTTCGTTCCTCATCAGTTTGTCCTTCTCTCCGGCCATGGATCCGGAGTAGTCGATGACATATGCGATGCGCTCGGCGCTCACTTTCTGGTTGAAGAAGGATGCGCCGCCGCCCTTGCCGCTGCCCATACCGTCTCCCCAGCCTCCGCCGAAATCCTCACCATCGCCGAATTCGACCGATTCGGTGGTCACGGCGACATCGGGCACAGGGATGGAGATGTCCGCCGTGGTTGTGGCTGCGATGACCTTGACCATCGAGGAGGAGGGCGATGAAGGCTTGCGCTGGATCGCGCTCTTGATCTTCTCGGGCTCAGGTTCGTCGGCCTTTGTCTCGTTGGCCTTGTAGGTGACGATGGTGGGGGTTTCCTTGATGAGGTTCGGCAGCAGGAAGAAGCCGAGCACCAAGCCGAGGATCACGATCGTAAGGAAGGCGATCACGAGGGAGGAGATGGTCGAATTGCGCCGTTGGGAAGCCAAGCGCGCCTGCGCTTCGGGGCTGAGTTTTGCGTGGATGCTCATGGTCTGGGTTTCACTTTGCGGAATGCTAATGCGCTATGACGGTTTCGCCAAACGGAATTTGGCTGAAACTCGAATACCTAACGCCTGGATTCAATGCTTCCTTTGGTGTTTCTTGCAATTTCCGTCAACCGAGCCTCTCCGCCAGCCCGTCCGACCAGAGTGCGGCGACGATGTTTTCCTGGGCCGCTTCCATCGCCTTGCGTTCCGAATCCTCCACATCCTCGTGGCCTGCCAGATGCAGCAGGCCATGGACAAGGTAGCGAAGGATTTCCCTACCCGGCGGCTCGCCGTATTCCGCAGCTTGCCGGAGGGCCACCTCCGCGCCGATGACGATCTCGCCATGGTGGAAAGTTATCACATCGGTGGCTCCGGGGATTTCCATGAAATCCATGTGAACCCGGGAGCTTGTCTCATCGTCAACCAGGGCGACCTCAAGCGTGGCGAGGTGAGCGAGCGGGCTGCCTTCCTCCGCCGCGGCGGAAAGCGCCATTCCCGCCGCCTTATCCGCGATATCCTCAAGGGCGGTGAGCCATGCGACGGGGATACCGACCGCGTCCTGGTGGTTCCCGATGATGACTTCCAATGGCATGGGAGGGTTCAGTTGCTGCGCTGCACGGCCACGCCGGTGAGCCTGCCCGTGGCGGCGCGCGGATCGCGACTGAGATCCGAAGGGCGCTTGGTGGCTCCTTGCGTCCGATCTTCCGGCTTCTGGTAGTCGATGCGGCTATGGAGCATGCTACGAAGGGTTTTCGCGAAACTCTCCTTCACCAGCGCAAGTTCGCGGAGCGTCAGGGGGCATTCGTCGAGTTGCCCGTCGTTGATCTTTGCGCGGACGAGTTCCTCCACAAGCGCGCGGATCTTCGCCGGAGTAGGCTTGCGCAGGGTGCGGGAAGCGCTCTCGATGGTATCGGCAAGGCAGACGATTCCGCTCTCCCTGCTGCCGGGGCGCGGGCCGGGGTAGCGGAAATTCTTTTCCTCAACCTTGGGCAGGTCCTCGGGATTCTCAAGGCGCCGGTCCACCTTCTCAAGCTCCGCCTTTTTCTGCTCCTGCGCTTTCCGGTAGAAGAAATACACGAGCGAATCGCCATGGTGCTCCTGGATCACATCGATCACGCGTGGATTGAGCTTGTGCTTCACCGCGAGATCGATGCCGTCCTTCACATGGGCGGTGATGATGAGCGCGCTCATTGTCGGCGTCAGGCTGTCGTGCGGGTTCTCCGCTTCATCATGCTGGTTCTCGATGAAATAGCCGGGCTTCTTGAGTTTCCCGACATCATGGAAATAGGCGCAGACGCGGCACATCGGGGCGTTCGCGCCGATGGACTCCGCAGCGGCTTCTGATAGGGCGGCAACCACAAGGCTGTGGTGGAAGGTCCCGGGTGCCTCCAGTTGCATTTGCTTGAGGAGCTTGTGGTTCAGATCGCTGAGTTCCAGCCAGCTGATGTCCGTGGTGAGGTGGAAGCCACCCTCGAACATGGGTAGCAGCCCGCTGATGATCATGGCAGTGGCCACGGCGATACCGATCGAGATCCCGCCCGCAGACCCCAGGATCTGGATGCGGTTCATGGAGCCCGGGCCGAAAACCTCCATCGCATCCAGCTTGCCAAGGATGAGCGCCAGAAGCAGCATGACAAGGCCGACGTAAAGCCCGGATCGCAGGAGTTGGATGCGCCGCCGCACCCTATCCGTGCAGAGCACCGCCGTCATCCCGCCAAGCAGGCTGATGATGAGGTAATTCATCACATCCCCGGCAGGCACCAGCAAGGCGCCGATCAGGCTCACGTAGACTGCGGCAAAAGAGCCCACCGTCCTGCCAAGGAGTATCCCCAGGAGCATGGGGGCAAGCGCACAGGGGATGGATATGAAGCGGTATGTCTCCGGTATGGTGCCCAGGTCCGCCAGCACCATCACCAGCCTTACGATGAGCAGGTGCCCGAAGACGGATCCCAGCACGAGCACGACCCGGCTGTTCTTGCCGCATGCCTGGCGGTGACCGACGTGGAACATGGCCAACGCGGCGAGCGCGATGGAGAAGCCGTAGAGCATTCCCTTGAAGGGCTCCGCAGAAAAGGTGGCTGCAGGCGAGGCTTTTAGCGCGAGAACCGCAGACGCAACCGCAAAGGTTGCATAGAGGGCCAGCCTGACGATGGGACTCTCCTCGATGGCCTGCACGGCTGCATTCTCGCCATGCACACGGCGCTTTCTGCCCAGCGAGAAGCCTTTTTGCGCCAGCCGCCAACGCTTGATGGTGTCAAGGAATCCCAAAATGAAATCTTTTGTTAATCCACCCGGGAATCGCTCCGAATCCCGGTGGCAGGGGGCAGAAACTAGCCACCGCGCCAGCCGATGGCAATCCGCATTTTCCGACATGCCACGCATTTACTGAATTTCCTCAATTACAGAAAATCGGCTCCTCCTTAGATCTTTATGGAACCAGTGATAGCTTGCCGCAGAAGAAGAGGATTCTGGTGCGGCAGTTCTTGAAGTTCCTGAAGCCCCGGGCATTGGCCTTGATGGCTTGGATCTTGGAGTTGATCCCTTCCGGGATGGCGTTGGTGATGTGGCAGTCGAAGTGGGTGAGGATGTTGTCGAGATGCTTCCCGGGCATCCCCGCCACTTCCTTCATCCATCCACTCCCGAGCTGGCAACCTCCTTCTCCCAATACTCCAAGTGGCGCTCCGCATCATCCCTGTCCCGCCGGTTCCAGAAGCGCTTGAAGAGTTCCTTGAGACACCAGGCTTTGGAAACCCCGAGCTCGCATCCGCCTGACATCCTGATCCGGCAGGGGGCTTCATCGCTCAGGTGCTCCATGCCAATCCATGCAAGCTCGCCGGGTTCCCGACGCGCCAGGCCGCGCCCAACCGCACGTTCCATGATGGTCTGGATCTGGTGCCGGTTGATGCCCAGGAGATCTCCCGCGGCTTGCGTGCTGCGGCTGGCTTGGATGACGCGGATGGCGAATGCCTCAAACAACAGCGTGAAGCCGGAGTGCTTGGCCGCCCATGGCAGCGACATGGTTTTCACCACGTGTTGCTCGCATTTGATACGCGGCGATTTGCTGTGGAGATAGGTGCCGGATTGCATCGTGTCCAGATGCCTCCAGCTGCGCTCGGCGAACTGGCCGCAGACCTTGCAGGCCTTTCCGCACTCAGGGCATTGGTCGCTCTCGCCCTCATAACCACCCGGAGCGGATCAATATCAAGGTCAACACCTGTCAACTTTCCAAGGGGATTGCAGCCCGAGCAGTTGGCCGCAGTGATTCGCCGTCAGCACCATGCATGAGCATCCAAGCCATGAGCCCTCCAAGCAAGCGTCTGGCTCGCCTCTCCACAAAATCTTACGAAGAACCGGAAAATCAGCAAACCTACGCGATTGCGGGATAGCGCCCCCCGAAACAGATGGCATGGTGGAGGTGTCAATGCGGGCTTCCGGCCAGAAACCGCATTGGCGTTCCCCCCAAGAGATAGTCGGCGGACGTCATGGACAGCCTCCCGGCGTCCGTCGGCGAATCTTTGGGAATCTGCGGACATTGACCTTTTCACGCCCAGGGGCTATCCCCTCGCCCCCGTCCATGCCGCTTTCCGACTACTCAACCCCATCCCCGGCTCTCCAGAAAGAGGTCTCGCGCCGCCGTTCCTTCGCCATCATCTCCCACCCGGATGCAGGTAAAACGACCCTTACGGAAAAATTCCTCCTCTATGGCGGAGCCCTGAACCTCGCCGGCTCGGTAACCGCGCGGAAAAACCAGCGCTCGACAACCTCCGACTGGATGGAACTGGAAAAACAGCGCGGGATCTCAGTTTCCTCTACCGTCCTCCAGTTCGAATACAAGGACTGCGTGGTCAATATCCTCGACACCCCCGGCCACAAGGACTTCTCCGAGGACACCTACCGCGTCCTCACCGCCGTAGATGCCGCCGTCATGGTCGTGGACGCCGGAAAAGGCATCGAGGCACAAACCCGCAAGCTCTTCGAGGTCTGCCGCCGGCGCGGGGTGCCTATCTTCACCTTCTTCAACAAACTCGACCGCCCGGCCCGCCCGACCCTCGATCTCCTCGATGAGCTCGAATCCGTCCTCGGCATCCACGCCTACCCCGTCAACTGGCCCCTCGGCGACGGACCTCGCTTCAAAGGCGTTTTTGATCGGGAAAACAAGCAGGTCCATCTCTTCGAGCGCACCGTCCACGGCTCATACCGCGCCCCCGTCAACGTCTCGGGCATCGAGGACCAGTCGGTCAAGGACACCGTCGATGAGATCACCTACAACCAGGTTTGCGACGAACTCGAACTCCTCGAAGGAGCCGGGGCCGATTTCAACCTCGCTGAAATTCTCGCCGGAAACCTCACCCCCACCTTCTTCGGCTCCGCCGCGAACAACTTCGGAGTGCAGCTCCTGCTAGACCGTTTCTTGGAACTCTCCCCACCACCTCTCCCGCGAAAAAGCGACACCCAACCGGTTCACCCCGCCTCAAGGGAATTCTCCGCTTTCGTTTTCAAGATCCAGGCGAACATGAACCCGAAGCACCGGGACCGCATCGCCTTCATCCGCATCGTTTCCGGCCGGTTCGAGCGCGACATGAACGTTTTCAACACCCGCACCGGCGACACCGTCCGCCTCGCCAACTCCCAGCGCCTTTTCGCCCGCGAGCGCGAAACGGTCGATGATGCCTTCGCCGGCGATGTCGTCGGCCTCGTCGGCAACTACGACCTCCTCATCGGCGACACGCTGGCCACCTCCCCGGAGGTGAAATTCGACGAGATCCCGCGCTTCCCGCCTGAGTGCTTCTCCTACCTCACCAACAAATCCACCGCGAAATACAAGCGCTTCCAATCCGGGCTCGAGCAGCTACTCAAGGAAGGCGTCGCCTCCGAGTTCACTCCGCTGGAAGACACCGGCATGTCCTCGCGCGTCCTCCTCGGAGCCGTCGGCCCGCTGCAGTTCGAGGTTCTACAGCACCGCCTCGAAGGCGAGTATGCCGCCGAGACGCGCATCGAGCCCGCCGACTGGTCCATCGCGCGCTGGCTTAAGCCGAAGGAAGGCGACCCGAAAGCGCCCGAAGCCCGCCCCGCCCTCTCCCTCGGCACCGTTCTGGCGCGCGATCCCAACGGCTGGCTCACGGCACTTTTCCCGCACGACTGGGCTATGAAAACCTTCACCGAAAAAAACGAGGACTGGATCATCTCCGAGCAGCCGTTCGCGCCGATGTAGGAGCAAGCCCTTTGGAGTGGGGACATCTTGTCTCCGTTATGCGGCTGGAAGGCTCGCCTCACGCGGCGTGGAGCGACAAGCCGAGAAACAACGCCCTAGGTATTTCCCGCGAGGCAAGCCTCACTTGCAAAGGCGTAGGCTAGCCGTCTGCGCTCCCAATT comes from Akkermansiaceae bacterium and encodes:
- the ybeY gene encoding rRNA maturation RNase YbeY, with the translated sequence MPLEVIIGNHQDAVGIPVAWLTALEDIADKAAGMALSAAAEEGSPLAHLATLEVALVDDETSSRVHMDFMEIPGATDVITFHHGEIVIGAEVALRQAAEYGEPPGREILRYLVHGLLHLAGHEDVEDSERKAMEAAQENIVAALWSDGLAERLG
- a CDS encoding VWA domain-containing protein — encoded protein: MSIHAKLSPEAQARLASQRRNSTISSLVIAFLTIVILGLVLGFFLLPNLIKETPTIVTYKANETKADEPEPEKIKSAIQRKPSSPSSSMVKVIAATTTADISIPVPDVAVTTESVEFGDGEDFGGGWGDGMGSGKGGGASFFNQKVSAERIAYVIDYSGSMAGEKDKLMRNELTKSVSGLNASTKFQMIFFSGPAWVAGSDATASGPQGSVKAKGGHTYKWTGKGAHDWKPVGKRQSVEWLDMTSSQMAESLKVIKESKLVWGTDWTNPLEMAFDMEPPPQIVFFMTDGQMSGRDMMGLTRDLAAKAKRKGIVVNSIAMMEPKAEEAMFELAKRTGGAFTIVDKGGKVREVKSLKKK
- a CDS encoding peptide chain release factor 3, with amino-acid sequence MPLSDYSTPSPALQKEVSRRRSFAIISHPDAGKTTLTEKFLLYGGALNLAGSVTARKNQRSTTSDWMELEKQRGISVSSTVLQFEYKDCVVNILDTPGHKDFSEDTYRVLTAVDAAVMVVDAGKGIEAQTRKLFEVCRRRGVPIFTFFNKLDRPARPTLDLLDELESVLGIHAYPVNWPLGDGPRFKGVFDRENKQVHLFERTVHGSYRAPVNVSGIEDQSVKDTVDEITYNQVCDELELLEGAGADFNLAEILAGNLTPTFFGSAANNFGVQLLLDRFLELSPPPLPRKSDTQPVHPASREFSAFVFKIQANMNPKHRDRIAFIRIVSGRFERDMNVFNTRTGDTVRLANSQRLFARERETVDDAFAGDVVGLVGNYDLLIGDTLATSPEVKFDEIPRFPPECFSYLTNKSTAKYKRFQSGLEQLLKEGVASEFTPLEDTGMSSRVLLGAVGPLQFEVLQHRLEGEYAAETRIEPADWSIARWLKPKEGDPKAPEARPALSLGTVLARDPNGWLTALFPHDWAMKTFTEKNEDWIISEQPFAPM
- a CDS encoding transposase, translated to MPGKHLDNILTHFDCHITNAIPEGINSKIQAIKANARGFRNFKNCRTRILFFCGKLSLVP
- a CDS encoding HDIG domain-containing protein, yielding MSENADCHRLARWLVSAPCHRDSERFPGGLTKDFILGFLDTIKRWRLAQKGFSLGRKRRVHGENAAVQAIEESPIVRLALYATFAVASAVLALKASPAATFSAEPFKGMLYGFSIALAALAMFHVGHRQACGKNSRVVLVLGSVFGHLLIVRLVMVLADLGTIPETYRFISIPCALAPMLLGILLGRTVGSFAAVYVSLIGALLVPAGDVMNYLIISLLGGMTAVLCTDRVRRRIQLLRSGLYVGLVMLLLALILGKLDAMEVFGPGSMNRIQILGSAGGISIGIAVATAMIISGLLPMFEGGFHLTTDISWLELSDLNHKLLKQMQLEAPGTFHHSLVVAALSEAAAESIGANAPMCRVCAYFHDVGKLKKPGYFIENQHDEAENPHDSLTPTMSALIITAHVKDGIDLAVKHKLNPRVIDVIQEHHGDSLVYFFYRKAQEQKKAELEKVDRRLENPEDLPKVEEKNFRYPGPRPGSRESGIVCLADTIESASRTLRKPTPAKIRALVEELVRAKINDGQLDECPLTLRELALVKESFAKTLRSMLHSRIDYQKPEDRTQGATKRPSDLSRDPRAATGRLTGVAVQRSN
- a CDS encoding ISL3 family transposase; the protein is MQSGTYLHSKSPRIKCEQHVVKTMSLPWAAKHSGFTLLFEAFAIRVIQASRSTQAAGDLLGINRHQIQTIMERAVGRGLARREPGELAWIGMEHLSDEAPCRIRMSGGCELGVSKAWCLKELFKRFWNRRDRDDAERHLEYWEKEVASSGVDG